Within Candidatus Schekmanbacteria bacterium RIFCSPLOWO2_02_FULL_38_14, the genomic segment CAGTCGTTTTAGTCCATAATCATCCTTCTGGTGACCCTGAGCCTTCGGAAGATGATTTGACGATTACAAAAAGATTAGTAGAAGCTGGCAAAATTTTAGGGATTGAGGTTACAGACCATATAATTATTACTAAAAATGGATTTTTTAGTTTTAAAGAGAGAGGATTATTGAGATAAACTTGAAGTCACAAATTGTGACTTTAGAATGGAAAGGGTAGATGAAGACACTGATTCCATTAGAAGCGATTGAGAAAAAAATCTATTTGATACGTGGACAAAAGGTGATGTTAGATAAGGACCTTGCAGTTCTTTATTGTGTAAAAGCGATACGATTAAGAGAACAAGTTAAACGAAATATAAAACGTTTTCCTGAAGATTTTATGTTCCAATTAGATGAAAAAGAGATTGACATTATGGTATCGCAAAATGCGATACCTTCACGTAAATACCTCGGAGGGTATCAGCCTTATGTTTTCACAGAACAAGGAGTTGCAATGCTCGCCACTGTTTTAAACAGTGAAAGAGCAATAAAAGTCAACATTGAGGTTATGAGAACATTTGTCAGGCTACGCCAGATGCTTGCTTCCAACAAAGAACTTGCCAAAAGGCTTGATGAACTTGAAAGTAAATATGATGCACAATTCAGGGTTGTCTTTGACGCTATCCGTCAGTTGATGACTCCACCTGAACCAAGACAGAAACAAATTGGCTTTCTCAAAGGCAAAGAGAAATAAAGGATAGTATTTACTATGAAGAATATAACTTACACACCTCCAAAAGAAAGAATTGGCACAGAAGAAATCTTTGATCTGATTTTCAAAGATTCTTCTATAAAACATGGGTTACAAGAATTCTCAAAAGACATTCTAAAAAAAGTCAGTGCATTTGAAAAAGAAAATGGAAGATTTTATGTTCGTTGCTTAAAGAGAAATAAGGACATTTTTGTTTATGACAAAAATAAAAAAATGGGAAAGCCTGAGGAAGTTATACGTCAGCTTTGGCTAATAAAGCTAACTCAGGGATACAAATATCCAATAGACAGAATAGAGGTTGAGAAGTCAGTTCAATTTGGAAGGGAAGTAAGAACAAAAGCAGCAGATATTGTCTTATATAAAGAAGATAAAGTTACTCCATACATAATTTTTGAAGTTAAAGAACCTAATGCCAAGAAAGCCGAAGAACAATTAAAATCATATTTAAGTGCAGAGGGCTCAGAAGGTGGTGTTTGGTCTAATGGAATTCAAAAATTTATACTTTATCGCCCTTACCCTAAAGAATATGTAACTACCCTTTCAGATATCCCTGATGTCAATCAAACATGGGATGATCTTTTTGAAGAAAAAAGAACTTACGATGAATTGAAAGACAAGTTTGATTTATCTTTTATCATTTCCCGACTTGAAGAAATGGTTTTGGCGCAAGCTGGAGTAAACGTATTTGAGGAGGTTTTTAAATTAATCTATGCCAAGCTCTATGATGAAGACCAGGCAAGAAATGTTAGGGCAAAAGGAGAAGTTCATTTTAGACAATATAAGGAACCAAAGAAAACATACACTATTATTAATGATGAGCTTTTTAAAGGCGCAATTCAAGAATGGCAAGATATTTTTAACCCTTTATCCAAGATTGATTTGACACCAGAACAGTTACAGATATGTGTTCCTTTCTTAGAAGACAAAAAATTCTTCGGATCAGGTAGAGAAGAGTTAGAAATTATAGACCGTGCCTTTGAACATTTGATTGCAGAAGTTTCAAAAGGTCAAAAAGGGCAGTATTTCACGCCTCGTAATGTAATTAAGATGTGCGTTAAAATACTTAATCCCATAAAGAATGAACATATCATTGACCCTGCTTGTGGTTCAGGTGGGTTTTTACTTCATACCATGTATTGGGTCTGGGATAATGATTTAAAATCTGCTTCTGATGCTGCAAAACAAAAATACGCTAACCGCTATCTGTATGGAATTGACTTTGATGACAATATGCGCCGAATTTCTCAAGCCTTAATGCTTATTGCCGGCGATGGCAAACACAATATCTTCAAGCGTAATTCCTTAGATGGAAGAGACTGGATTGGTGAACAGGCAGAGGGAGCAAGGATATCTTTAAAATCACTTTTGAGACTGTTTGAAAACTCCAAAGAGAATGAAGAAAATCGTAAGACTTATCGCTATCTCAATTTTGATATATTAATGACCAATCCTCCCTTTGCTGGTGAAATAACAGATTCTGCTCTGCTGCGTCAGTACGAATTTGCAAAGAAGAATGGAAAACTTAAACAAAAAGTTGAACGCCATTTACTTTTCATTGAGCGTTCTTTAGATGCACTCCGTCCTGGTGGAAGAATGGCGATTGTTTTACCTCAAGGAGTTTTTAATAATACTAATATGGAATGGATAAGATTATGGTTTTTTGAAAAAGCACGAATCTTAGCGGTAGTTGGTTTAGAAGGAAATACCTTTAAACTTCCTGCTCCTGCCAAAGGCACAGGAACGAAAACCTCGGTTTTGTTTTTGCAGAAATGGGAAAAAGACCAAAAACCTTTAGATGATTATCCAATATTCATGGCTGTCTCTAAAAAATCCGGCAAGGATAATTCTGGAGAGTATATTTTTATAAACGATGAAGGAAAAAGAATAACTGCTAAAAATGGCATTTTTGAAGCACATGAGAGTTTAAAGCTTGATGATGATTTGAACGAGATTGCAGAAGAATTCATAAAGTTTGCTGGAAAAGAAAAGTTTGAGTGGTGGAGATGATAACTTATTCAATCATTCAGAAATCTCAACTTGAGAGTGCAAATAGGCTTGATGCAGAGTATTATCAGCCTGAGTATTTTATAGACTATTCAAAAGGTAATTGGAAACCAATTGGTAGCTTTTTAGAAATTTGTCAGTATGGTATTTCTCAAGCTATGAACGAAAATGCTGTAGGATGCCCTATTTTTCGAATGGATGATATAAAAAATGCTTTTTTAATGGATGACGAAGTTAAGTATGTGGAAATTTCTAAAAATATTTTTACTCAATTCAAATTAGAGAAAAATGATGTTTTATTTAACCGGGTAAATTCAGAGGATTTTGTTGGTCGCACGGGTATTTTTAAATTAGATGGGATTTTTGTTTTTGCCTCTTACCTTGTTAGATTACGAGTCAAAAAAGAAGACTCTATACTTGCAGATTATTTGAATATTTTTCTAAATTCATCCTTTGGTATTAAACAAATTAGAAAATTTAGAAGGCGTGCAGTAAATCAGGCAAATGTAAATGCAGAAGAATTAAAACAGATTAGAATTCCTGTCTTTCCACAAAATATTCAAAAAGAAATTGAGCAACTAAGTAACGAGTCATGGAATAATTATGAATTATCCAAAGCCTTATACTCCCAAGCTGAAGATTTGCTTTTAGAAGAATTGGGTCTGAAAGATTTTAAACCAGAAGAAGATTTATCCTGTACTGTTAACCTCTCCGAAGTAAAGTCTGCTCACCGTGCCGATGCTGAATACTTTCAGCCGAAATATGAGAAAATAATAGAGAAAATCAAAAAATATGGTGCTGAAGTATTGCTAAATATTGTTGAAAATGTGCCTGCAAAATTTAACCCTCTTACACAACCAGATAAATTATTTAAATATGTAGAACTTTCAAATATAAACTCTTCAATTGGTATTATTGATGGATATTCTGAGGTTTCTGGCCAAGAAGCTCCCGGTAGGGCAAAAAGAGTTTTAAAGACAAATGATGTAATTGTTTCCAGTGTTGAAGGATCATTAGAAAAAGTAGCATTAGCGAATAAAGAGCAAGATGGATTCTTAGCTTCAACAGGATTTTTTCAATTCCGAGGTAAAGAAATTTTACCTGAAGTTTTATTAGTTCTCGCAAAAAGTCTTGTTTTACAAATGCAATTAGAAAAACAATGCGCTGGCACAATACTCACTGCTGTCCCAAAAGAAGCAATAAAAAATGTTTTTATTCCTATTCTTCCTAAATCCATTCAGCAAAAAATTGCTGATTTAGTTCGGCAATCCCATGAAGCGCGCAGGAAAGCAAAAGAATTATTAGAGGAAGCCAAGCGAAAAGTTGAAGAGATGATTGAGAAAAAGTGCAATTAACCTATGGATATTTGTGACTAGAAATCACACATTTATTAAATAGCCAAATTTGAGCTAAACAAAAAAGTAGGGTGCATCCTTATAAAAAGAAGAACTGGACTTCATAATCAACTACGACATCAAATACAGAATGGGGCGGGAGAGTCAGGAGGAGGAGTGAGACAGGAAGAACTCAAAAAGCTGTTAGATGAATTAAGAAATTTGCCAGTGGAAACGGAGTGGAAAACTCTAAAGAAGTTTCTGTTTGACAGTTTTAATCTAACTGTGGCCATAATAAGAAATGAGAGCATAACTTAATAATATTGAGGGGAATAATGAAAACACTTGAAGAGATAAGGAATTTGCTGTTAAGGCATAAAGAACAACTAAGGAAAGAATATGGGGTAAAAGAAATTGGCATATTCGGATCTTATATAAGGGGTGAACAGGACAAAAGCAGCGACCTTGATATTCTCATAGAGCTTGAAAAACCTATTGGGTTTGTGAAGTTCCTAAAGCTTGAGAATAGCTTATCTGCTTTGATAGGAATTAAAGTCGAACTTGTAACCAAAAAAGCCTTAAAGCCTTATATAGGACAACGCATTCTTCAAGAAGTTAGATATGTCTAAAGAACGACTGTTACAGGATTATCTAAATGACATTATAGAATCCATCTCTGATATAAGAGAATTTATAAAAGGAATGTCATTTGAAGATTTTTCAAAAGATAAGAAGACAATAAAAGCTGTTGTGAGAAGTCTTGAAGTCATTGGAGAAGCAGCAAACAAAATCCCTCAGAATCTCAGAGATAATTACCCTGAAACTTCCTGGCAGGAAATTATTGGAATGAGAAATCGACTTATCCACGAATATTTCGGAATAGATATTGAGATTCTCTGGCAGACAATAGAAGAAGACTTAGAACCCCTATATAAAACTGTCAAAAGAATAGTTTCTGATACCTAATGAAAATTACATATAACCCTGAAGTTGATATCCTGCGCATTATTTTTAGTGATGCACCTATTGAAGAAAGTGATGAAGAAAAGCCAGGAGTAATCCTCGATTTTGACAAAGATGGCAACGTTGTCGGCTCGGAAATACTGGATGCATCACACCGCATGGAAAATCCACGCTCTGTCGAATATGCAGTAGCCGGTTAAGTTTATTGTATGCTTACGGAAATGAGATCTAAAGACGGCACTATTAGAACTGTTGGAAAGGGTCCATCTACACTTTGGGAATTAATAACTAACTAAAATATATTTTTTGCAAACAAATTTAAACGATTTTTAAACGATTTTAAACGATCTAAACAACTAAATCTATTTAATATCAATGAGTTATTATCGTTTAGATTGATTACGAAGCGAAAACGAATAGAGTAATAAACCGTTAAATAGGGTAATGAATAAGGTAATATAGAAAATCAAAATCCTCTTAAGTTCTATCAAATAATATCTGAAGCAATGCCAATAAAAAATTTGGATATATTATTAAGATTATGTATTTAAAAGTAGAGGCAAAAAGGGATGAGTATTAAACAGATTCATCAGAATAACTCTGATTATCCCTCTATCCTGAAAAAATATCTTGATGAGAATTCTCCAAAAGTAATTGCCTGTATTGGAAACCTCGACATCCTTAAAAAGAAAACCCTCGCTGTTTTCTGCTCAGTAAAATGCCCCGGCAATCTGATTTTACAAACCTATGATTTGGCACAGCACTTAAGAGATGACGGGGTAACAGTCATTAGTGGCTTTCACTCACCAATAGAAAGAGAATGTCTAAATATTTTGCTGAGAGGAAAACAGTCAGTTATTATTTGTCCAGCACGCAGTATTGAAGGAATGAGGATAAAGAAAGAATTCAGAAAACCTATTGAAGATGGAAGATTGCTTCTTCTCTCCCATTTTACTGATAAACAAAACCGAATTTCATCGCAAAGGGCTTTAGAAAGAAACCGTTTTGTTGCAGCAATTACAGACAGCATCTTTGTTTCATATGCTGCAAAGGAGAGTAAGACAGAAGGGTTTTGCAGGGAAATCCTTAAATGGCAAAAGCCACTTTATACGTTTGAAAGTGATGTCAACGCAAATCTCATTGCTCTTGGTGCAAAACCACTGAACCATTTAAAGCTATCTGAATAAAGAGAATGAAGGCAATAGTTCAATAATTCAGGTCTCTTTTACAAAAGTATTTTTTGCTGTTGCATTATATTATTATTTATAATAATCAAATTTAACAAAGATAAATTATGAGAAAAATTATCCTTCATCTTTTTTTAAGTTTGTTGCTTTTTGCTATTTCTTTTCATGGAAAATCTGAATCAGAATCTGCCACTCTATCGGATATAGAGAAGGAACTTTTTGATAGCGGATTGAATTTTAAAACATTAGGCAGGTGGGATGATGCTATTAATGAATTTAATAAAGTTCTGAATGCGAACCCTAAATCATCTGAAAGCTATTACCAGATTGGTATTATATATGATTATCAATTAAGGTATGATGAAGCAATAGGTTTCTTTCAGAAGGCATCAGAAACTGACAGCAAATATGCTTTTTTTGCAGGGCTTGATTATGAAAATCTTGGGAAATGGGATAATGCAATATCCTCATTTAAAAAAGTTTTATCATCTTACCCGGATTTTATAAAAGCAAGATTTCACCTTGGGCTTTCCTATAAAAAAAATGGAATGATTAATGATGCAATTTCAGAGTTTAAGAACATACTAATTTATGAGCCGAACCACGGAGGTTCGGTTTATAATCTTTCGATAATTTATAAAGATTTGGGACTTCCAATCGAAGCTAAAAAAGAAGCTTTAAGATTTAACCAGATAACTTTTTCCGAATGGGAACCTTGAACTATGAGTAAAATAGGTTTAAACAGACATAGCGCAGAAGTTAAGACAGATAAAAGGAGCGAAAACAGATTCATCCTTTTTCTTAAATTATGGGGACCTGTTTTTATCTGGTGTTCATTGATATTTATTTTATCAAACCAACCAGATCTTACACTTAACCTTCCAGATGAACTGATTATGAGAAAATCTGCCCATGCTGTAGAATATGCAGTTTTAACCCTCCTGCTTTTCAGGGCGTTATATAACTGGCAAAGAAAAGGCCCTGCTTTACAGATGCGTTTAAAAATAAACTGCATTATTCTTTCTATTGTTCTTGTTCTTTTCTTTTCCATATCTGATGAATTTCACCAGACTTTTATCCCCGGAAGAAATGGAACTCCTTATGATGTAATAATTGATAGCCTTGGAATGATGGTCGCAGGATTAATTTTAGCCAAAAAGTAAAAAGTTTTATTTCATTTCCGGCAAGAAGGTTCCGGATTTTTCTCTTTCCTGCTTGACTACTTCATAGAAGGAATCTCTTTTAACTGCCTGTATCAGACGCAGACGGTTTATCCCTTTAATGCTGCCTGAAGAGCCTTTTTCCATTGGAGAGCCACCAGGAAGATTAGTTGTTGCAAATCTTCCGGTTTTCAAGAATTCTCCATATCCAATAGAATCATATTTAAAAACATTAGCCTCAAGAAGTCCTTCAAGAATCTCGCTTTTTTCATCTTTAAGAGGTTGAACTTCTAAAATTTTGTTGTCTATCATTTCTTTTAATACTCTGTCAGCTTTTTCACTCCGGGATATTACATCATTCCATCCCCATTCCTCTATCATGCATTTCCCAAAAGTTATATCTGAAAGCTTTGCTGAATAAGATGGATAACACAAAAGGCAACCGAGATTCAGCGAGTCAAAATCACTTCCCTCTCCAAAGTCTTCTATCTTTTGTCCATTATTAAGAATAGCAACTGATTTACCCTTCCAGTTATAAAATTTTTTCAACCCATCTTCTTTAAGCCCGACTCTTGAAAGCAGCCCGTCAACTCCGTCTTTTTTGAATGCAAAAAAACAATTCAACCCAATCACAAATTCTATATTTCCTACCAACTCCCTGCATTTTTCTTTTGAGACTTTTCCATATTTTGCTAAATACTGAGCTTTTCTGATTCCCTGAACATGACAGGGAGTGCCAACTATTGCGACTTTTTTCCCTTTAACAGGGAGTTTTGAAAGTATTGGATTCGCTGTTGGCTTTGTGTAAGCGCAGGCTAATATTTCTTCTTTTGTTGAGGCTTCCATTGACTTTGGATGCCCGCAGAAATCTAAGTTGTGTTCTTTGCCGGTAAGGAGCGCTTTATCAATTAATCCTTTTTCAAGAAGATAAATAAGAAATGCTGTTGTGCTACCACCGCAATAGGTCTTTTCCCTCAAGGCGCTGTCAGACATTCTTGCAAGAAATATCTGATTATAGTTTCCAAGAAGTTCTTCACCAAAATTAATCTTGTTATCTTTTTTCAGGGAGTCAGCTATAAAGCTGAATGGCATGTCAACCCTTGGACAGACCTCTCTGCAGATACCACACAGCGTGCAATTATCTAAAATTCTTGGGAGAAAGCTATTATCAAGTTCAATAGCCTCTTCAGGACATGCTGAAACACATAAACCGCAGTTGCAGCAGGCATTCGAATCAACAACATCTTTAATCATTATTACTCCTTTCAAAGATGTAGATATTTGGGGAACCTAAAGCAAAATCAAACAGGCTTTGGATTCTTATTAGAAATCTTTATAACCTTTTTCAATAGTCAAAGCAAAGTTTTTATCTTTAAATAATTCTGAAAGGGAACTCTTTAGTCTTATTGACATACGGTTTATTGAGTGTTAAAAAGCCTAATACCTACCATGAATACAGAATCAAAATTTATTGATGTTGCAGTTGATAGTCCGGTTTTCTCTCAATACCTTTATGCAGTTCCTGAGAGCTTAAGGCAGGAAATTGATATTGGTAAAAGAGTTCTTGTCCCATTTGGAAAGAAAATTATAACAGGTTACATAACTGCATACAGCACAAAAACCCAGGCTTTTGAAATTAAAGAAGTCATTGATGTGTTGGATGACAAGCCGTTATTATCAGCACGGATGTTAGATTTATGCAGATGGATTAGCAGATATTATTTTGCGCCTCTCGGTTTGGTTATTAAGTCAGTTCTCCCTGCAGGGATTAACATAAAGAGCCTGACAGTGGTAAAAATTTCAGGGGCAAGCGGCAAGGGGCAAGGAGGAATGGAACTGGAGTCAGAAGCTGAAAAGCTTGGCGAAACAGAAGAAAAGATTTATGAATTTGTTAAAAAAAAGGGCGAGGTTTCACTTTCCGGCATTCAAAGGGGATTAAAAATCAATCAGATATATTCTCCGGTAAAGAAATTGTGCTCTGCCGGATTGGTTGAAACATTTATGAAGGTTAAAGGGCCAAGCACATATTCGATGAAAATCAAATATGTCCGCATTAATTTAAAAGAGGATTTTGAAGCTCTGATAAAAAAATTTAAAATTAAAGGGAGAAAAGGATATGAGGTTTTGAAATTAATTTCCGAGAAAGGGGAAATGCCTTTAAAAGACTTAATGTCAGAAACCTCTTCCGGTATTTCAACAATAAAATCCTTAAGGAAAAAGGGGATTCTGGAAATATGTGAAAAAAGAGTTTTGAGAGACCCTTACAAAGAGGTTGTTTTTACTAAAAGCGGACATCTGCAGTTAAACGACAGCCAAATCCTTGCATTGGAAGGGATTGTTAATGAGATTGACAGAAAGGAATTTTCAGGCATCCTGCTGCACGGTGTAACAGGAAGCGGGAAAACTGAAGTTTATATTCAGGCTATAGGCAAAACAATAGAGCAGGGGAAAAAGGCAATTGTTCTTGTCCCTGAAATTTCTCTGACGCCTCAGATGGTTTCGCGTTTTAAGTCAAGATTTGGAGAAAGGGTTGCTGTGCTTCATAGCGCCCTTATGCCTGGTGAGCGTTTTGATGAATGGCAGAAGATATATAATGGAACAGTTGATGTTGCAGTTGGCGCACGTTCAGCCATTTTTGCACCCTTTGAAAATACTGGTCTGATTGTTGTAGATGAAGAGCATGACAGTTCATATAAGCAGGAAGAGGTCCCGTGTTATAATGCGAGGGATGTTGCGCTTGTAAGAGGCAAGCTGCAAAATTGCACTGTAATTTTAGGCTCGGCTACTCCATCTTTGGAATCCTTCTATAATGCAAGAATTGGGAAGTATAAATACCTGAGGCTTGAAAAGAGAATAGGTGATA encodes:
- a CDS encoding nucleotidyltransferase, whose product is MKTLEEIRNLLLRHKEQLRKEYGVKEIGIFGSYIRGEQDKSSDLDILIELEKPIGFVKFLKLENSLSALIGIKVELVTKKALKPYIGQRILQEVRYV
- a CDS encoding DNA-binding protein, producing MKTLIPLEAIEKKIYLIRGQKVMLDKDLAVLYCVKAIRLREQVKRNIKRFPEDFMFQLDEKEIDIMVSQNAIPSRKYLGGYQPYVFTEQGVAMLATVLNSERAIKVNIEVMRTFVRLRQMLASNKELAKRLDELESKYDAQFRVVFDAIRQLMTPPEPRQKQIGFLKGKEK
- a CDS encoding primosomal protein N', with protein sequence MNTESKFIDVAVDSPVFSQYLYAVPESLRQEIDIGKRVLVPFGKKIITGYITAYSTKTQAFEIKEVIDVLDDKPLLSARMLDLCRWISRYYFAPLGLVIKSVLPAGINIKSLTVVKISGASGKGQGGMELESEAEKLGETEEKIYEFVKKKGEVSLSGIQRGLKINQIYSPVKKLCSAGLVETFMKVKGPSTYSMKIKYVRINLKEDFEALIKKFKIKGRKGYEVLKLISEKGEMPLKDLMSETSSGISTIKSLRKKGILEICEKRVLRDPYKEVVFTKSGHLQLNDSQILALEGIVNEIDRKEFSGILLHGVTGSGKTEVYIQAIGKTIEQGKKAIVLVPEISLTPQMVSRFKSRFGERVAVLHSALMPGERFDEWQKIYNGTVDVAVGARSAIFAPFENTGLIVVDEEHDSSYKQEEVPCYNARDVALVRGKLQNCTVILGSATPSLESFYNARIGKYKYLRLEKRIGDKPMPEVEIVDIRKSFKSERNKDFSICSENLIESIKSVLRKNEQVLLFINRRGYANFIQCTACGESLRCPNCSVTLTYHKKEKRLKCHYCDYSIFLSETCPHCNSSAIKEIGIGTQKLEEEIKKLFPDARVARFDRDTVKGKFSHQKILERLENGEIDILIGTQMLSKGHDYPKVTLVCAVLADLDLNFPDFRAAEKGFQLLVQVSGRAGRSFFRGKSIIQTLNPEHYCIEAAKEHNYLKFFEREINFRKRLNYPPFTRIANIIIKGDTDAETKTAAAEFKRLLLKASEDQNIESLDILGPSPALLHRLRAKYRWQIIIKSEKISFLHSVLNKCRDTLQFTPKKEFKRVSIHIDIDPANLV